The proteins below are encoded in one region of Sminthopsis crassicaudata isolate SCR6 chromosome 1, ASM4859323v1, whole genome shotgun sequence:
- the C1H12orf76 gene encoding uncharacterized protein C12orf76 homolog — translation MPLRRAEARWLRGRRWLLLLAFGMGGLLPGLTEAPSPAGTPPERTRPYAVLRGQNLVLMGSIFSILLVTMILMAICVYKPLRRR, via the exons ATGCCGCTGAGGCGGGCGGAGGCTCGCTGGCTGCGAGGGCGGCGGTGGCTGCTGCTCCTCGCCTTCGGGATGGGCGGACTCCTGCCGGGGCTGACGGAGGCCCCGAGCCCCGCCGGGACGCCTCCGGAGCGGACCCGGCCTTACGCCGTTTTGCGCGGGCAGAACCTAG TGCTTATGGGAAGCATCTTCAGCATCCTGCTGGTCACCATGATACTCATGGCCATCTGCGTCTACAAGCCCCTTCGCCGCCGCTAA